In Jejubacter calystegiae, the following are encoded in one genomic region:
- the uspE gene encoding universal stress protein UspE has product MAKYENMLVVIDPDQDDQPALRRAVYLHQRIGGRIKAFLPIYDFSYEMTTLLSPDERTAMRKGVISQRTEWIKNQARYYIEAGIPIDIKVVWHNRPFEAIIQEVIAAEHDLVLKMAHQHDRLEAVIFTPTDWHLLRKCPCPVWMVKDKPWPEGGKALVAVNLASEELYHNALNEKLVEQTLRLAAQVNHTEVHLVGAYPATPINIAIELPDFDPSVYNDAIRGQHLLAMKALRQKYSIAEDMTHVEKGLPEEVIPDLAEHLQAGIVVLGTVGRTGISAAFLGNTAEQVIDHLRCDLLVIKPDDYQTPVELDDEEDD; this is encoded by the coding sequence ATGGCGAAGTATGAAAACATGCTGGTGGTTATCGACCCCGACCAGGACGATCAGCCAGCATTGCGACGAGCAGTGTACCTGCATCAACGGATTGGCGGCAGGATCAAAGCCTTTCTGCCCATTTATGATTTTTCATATGAGATGACTACGCTTCTGTCGCCCGATGAACGCACCGCCATGCGCAAAGGTGTTATCAGTCAGCGCACAGAATGGATCAAGAACCAGGCGCGCTACTATATAGAAGCGGGCATTCCCATCGATATTAAAGTGGTGTGGCATAATCGCCCCTTCGAAGCCATTATTCAGGAAGTCATCGCCGCTGAACACGATCTGGTACTGAAGATGGCTCACCAGCACGATCGGCTGGAAGCGGTGATCTTCACCCCTACCGACTGGCATCTGCTGCGCAAGTGCCCTTGCCCGGTCTGGATGGTTAAAGACAAACCCTGGCCGGAAGGCGGTAAAGCGCTGGTAGCCGTTAATCTGGCCAGCGAAGAGCTGTACCACAATGCGCTGAATGAAAAGCTGGTGGAACAGACGCTACGGCTGGCCGCTCAGGTTAACCATACCGAAGTCCATCTGGTGGGAGCCTATCCGGCTACGCCCATCAATATCGCCATTGAACTCCCTGACTTTGATCCCAGCGTCTATAACGATGCCATTCGCGGTCAGCATCTGCTGGCCATGAAGGCGTTACGTCAGAAATATTCCATTGCCGAGGACATGACTCACGTCGAGAAAGGTCTGCCGGAAGAGGTGATTCCGGACCTGGCCGAGCATCTGCAGGCGGGTATCGTGGTGCTGGGTACCGTGGGCCGTACCGGTATCTCCGCCGCCTTCCTGGGAAATACCGCCGAGCAGGTGATCGACCATCTGCGTTGCGACCTGCTGGTGATCAAGCCCGATGACTACCAGACGCCGGTAGAGCTGGACGACGAAGAGGACGACTGA
- the fnr gene encoding fumarate/nitrate reduction transcriptional regulator Fnr, translated as MIPEKRIIRRIQSGGCAIHCQDCSISQLCIPFTLNEHELDQLDNIIERKKPIQKGQTLFKAGDELKSLYAIRSGTIKSYTITEQGDEQITGFHLAGDLVGFDAIGTGHHPSFAQALETSMVCEIPFETLDDLSGKMPNLRQQMMRLMSGEIKGDQDMILLLSKKNAEERLAAFIYNLSRRFAQRGFSPREFRLTMTRGDIGNYLGLTVETISRLLGRFQKSGMLAVKGKYITIENSDALSVLAGQARNVA; from the coding sequence ATGATCCCAGAAAAGCGCATTATCCGACGCATCCAGTCTGGCGGTTGTGCTATCCATTGCCAGGATTGCAGCATCAGCCAATTATGCATCCCGTTCACCCTTAACGAACATGAGCTCGATCAGCTTGATAATATTATTGAGCGAAAAAAGCCCATTCAGAAAGGACAAACGCTGTTTAAAGCCGGGGATGAGCTGAAATCGCTGTATGCCATTCGGTCTGGCACTATCAAGAGCTATACCATTACCGAACAGGGCGACGAGCAGATTACCGGCTTCCATCTGGCAGGCGATCTGGTGGGTTTCGATGCCATCGGTACCGGCCACCATCCGAGCTTTGCTCAGGCGCTGGAAACCTCAATGGTATGTGAAATCCCGTTTGAGACCCTGGACGATCTTTCCGGCAAGATGCCCAATCTGCGTCAGCAGATGATGCGTCTGATGAGCGGCGAGATCAAAGGCGATCAGGATATGATCCTGCTGCTTTCCAAGAAAAATGCCGAAGAGCGGCTGGCTGCCTTTATCTATAATCTGTCGCGCCGTTTTGCCCAGCGCGGTTTCTCGCCACGCGAGTTCCGCCTGACCATGACTCGCGGCGATATCGGCAACTATCTGGGACTGACGGTCGAGACCATCAGTCGCCTGCTGGGTCGTTTCCAGAAGAGCGGCATGCTGGCGGTGAAAGGTAAATACATTACCATCGAAAACAGCGACGCCCTCTCGGTGCTCGCGGGCCAGGCCCGCAACGTGGCATAA